Genomic segment of Chelonia mydas isolate rCheMyd1 chromosome 11, rCheMyd1.pri.v2, whole genome shotgun sequence:
TTCCAAAAGCTGTTaaactcctttttttaaatactgtaacTATATCAGAATGCCTTTATTTTGGGAGAGGAGGAAATATGCTTTATCTATAAATTTTGCATTCTCAACATATTTTAATGACTGTTACATTTGTCTCTGAAATTCTGAGACTGATCTGAATATTTACTTCAAAAGGCCCAAACTGGTTGGACATTGAAGAATAGGTATTAAATAGAATACTGTTTATATATGCAGTTTGCTATTAAATATAAGTATTGTGCTTACATAATGTCAGTTGACagatatattattttaatgttcaTTAAGTTGATCCCTCCATACGAGGAATGCTGAATCATAAGGTggtagtttaaataaaatacagataAGGATTGTGGGGTATGTGCATCTGCTATTGACTTAATGCACTGGTTTCAGTTTATCTGGAATCTACTTAATAATCTAATCCTGTTCACTAAGAGAATAATACTCAGTTTAGACTGTCTACAACCTATCTTGCCAACCTTTAAGGTCTTTAAAAATGAGTACAACATAACCTTAGACTCACTGTAATTCAGTTGGGTAACTTTTAAATGACTGTACATTGTGTCGCTTTCTCCAATTCTTCTATTGTAGATCTTCAGGATAGACCTGCCTCTTCATATGCACAAGGAGCAAGACCAAAAGATAATTCATTGAGCACTTTGAGGCTGAATACATCCATGAACCGCCAGCTGCCTTCTGAACATGAGTCATCTTTATTCTCCGGAGTCTCCAGCAGGAGCTCTTCAAGATCTAACTATTCTACAAGGGAAATGGAATCTTCCCAAAGGAATATACAGCCAGAGTTTACCCACATTGCCATTAGAGATGAAATTCCTTCTACAAGCAGCACTGAAAGGGTTGCGTCTCAAAGGTCACTCAGTGAGCCTCCAGCAGATACTGAAGGAAGGCGTACAACTAGACAATTACTATCTCGTTTAGCTTCTAGTATGTCATCTACATTTTTCTCACGGAGGTCTAGCCAAGACTCATTAAATGCAAGATCATCAGAGTCTGAAGATTCATGTGTTGTCCCAAGAGTTCAAACTTCTACCCAATCTAGCACTAATGCAACTGCACGTCCTGAAGTTCCAGGCATTCAGACACCTGAAGCTTCTCAGGGATTTAGCTTCCTTAGACGAAGATGGGGTTTATCAGGTGTTTCACAGAATCCTAGTTCTGATTCAGATCCTGAAAGTTACAGACAAGAGTCTGAAAGTAGAAATACAGGATCCTGGTTGTCATCATCTCTAAGAAATAGATGTACACCTCTGTTCTCCAGAAGAAGGCGAGAAGGAAGAGATGAATCTGCAAGAACCTCTACCTCTGACACACCTGCTAGATCACTACACCTCTTTAGGAGAAGAGAGTCTAGTGAAGAGACTTCACTTGAAGCACAGAGCAgctcccctggggctgctgccaACAGACCACCAACACCAGCAGTATCTAGCAGTCCTACAACTACTGCTTCCACACCAGATTCAGCTCACAGTAGAAGAAATTCTGGAATATCAGGAATTCTTCCTGGCTCTTTATTCCGGTTTGCAGTACCTCCAGCATTAGGGAGCAGCATATCTGACAATGTTATGATAACGGTAGATATTATTCCCTCAGGTTGGAATCAACCTGATGGAGAAGAAAATGACAAGTCTAAAGTATTACCTTCAAGAGATCCTGAAAAACTCCAGAAAATTAAAGAGAGGTAAATCAATATGATATTCCCAGTCAATAAAACATCTGAATGGGTTAATAGACTTAATGAGACTTTTCTTTAAAGTTTATTTAAAGGGGCCTCTTATTTTGCGATAGTTGCAGCTCAATTCTGTGGCACCTACAATGTCACTATTATCttcaaacaaacttgttttaaacTCCTTTTTCAGGTTTGAGAACTATTTGTCAAAGGGAttaaagtttggaaaaaaaatgccaTCCACGTGTAACTTCCACCTCTATTTGAAAAAACTTCTTTCTTCCTACTCAGCCTCCTGTTAGAGGACACTGAAGAGGAGGAAGGTGACTTATGTAGAATCTGCCAGATGTCATCTGCATCTTCTACCAACCTCTTAATAGAGCCATGCAAATGCACTGGAAGTCTGCAGTATGTTCATCAGGAATGCATGAAAAAATGGCTGCAGTCCAAGATTAATTCTGGTAAGGTAGACCTTTTTTAGAACAAGGTCTTTTCCAGATTAAATGAAAGGTGTGTTGTTGGAATGACTAAATATTGCAGTAAAAATCCTACAATCTTGGAAGGTCATTTGATTTGTTAAATGTGCAAAACAGTTGGATACAAACCAAGAGAAGCATGAAAATTCTGAAAGGTATACCTGGCAATCCTATATTGTCTTTATACATGTAATTTTCAAAGTATCCCAAAATGCTTGGGGATTTCTGATTCAGTTTCTGGTGTTGCTGGGATTTACTAGTAAGATGGTATAAATACtctgtgtatttttttatttgttataatACCTTACATTTTGATAATTTCTTCAGTAGTATATATGCTAAgttagggggagaggtagatatgctggagggtagggatagggtccggagtgacctagacaaattggaggattgggccaaaagaaatctgaggttcaacaaggacaagtgcagagtcctgcacttaggacggaagaatcccatgcactgctacaggctggggaccgactggttaaGTGGCAGTTCTATGGAAAAGGACCtcgggattacagtggatgagaagctggatatgagtcaacagtgtgctgttgttgccaagaaggctaatggcatattgagctgcattagtaggagcattgccagcagatcaaggaaaatgattattcccctctgttcagcactggtgaggccacatttggagtactgtgtccagttttggcccccacaCTATAGaagagatgtggaaaaattggagagagtccagtggagggcaacgaaaatgatagggctggggcacatgatttctgaggagaggctgagggaactgggcttatttagtctgcagaagagaagagtgaggggaggatttgatagcagccttcaactacctgaaggggattCCACAGAGGTTGgggctaggctgttctcagtggtggcaaatgacagaacaaggagcaatggtgtcaagttgcagtgaggttggatattaggaaacactatttcactaggagggtggtgaagcattggaataggttacctagggaggtggtggaatctctatccttagaggttttaaaggcccagcttgacaaaaccttagctaggatgatttagttggggttggttctgctttgagcagggggttgaactatatgacctcctgggtctcttccaaccctaatctatgattctataactttTTAATTATAATGACTTTATAACAAGGCACAGTATGGCAGAGTTATAAGTATTGTGGTACCTTAGCATTCCTTAGTGGTATCAAATCTGCTCAAATGAATGCCTTGTTTTAAGGAATACTAACATTATTCATAATAGCCATAGTTTTAAACTAGTTGTTTAGCTGCAGAGCACATGAAAGTGGAAAATTTGGGAGATCTTTCAGAAAATGGGCATGTCCACGTCTTTAAAAGCTGGTATTGCAGTCCAAAAAATCTCTGTTCATTAAAAAACTTCAGCACTTAACAATTTTATGCTGCTTTTAGGTATTGGCCTATATATGTGGATGGCATTGAGATTAAAAGTGGTTTTGGGGTTTTGCTGAACTGTCATAGAGGCGCATAAGATATAAAACAAGTAAACTTTGACAAAAAAGTCTATTGTTAAATCATAACCCTGTAACAGATGTTCCCTACAGTGACTTCAACACTATTGCTGTCATACTGCCTTTTTGTTTAATCTTGCtatgtaaaataaaattgagTCAATCACTTAGACCATAACATCTAGCCTTGAATATATGATCTGACTTTCTTGTTTTGTCTCCATCAGGTTCTTCTTTGGAAGCAGTAACTACCTGTGAGCTGTGTAAAGAGAAGTTGCATCTTAATCTTGAGGATTTTGATATTCATGAACTCTATAGGGCACATGCAAATGAACAAGTTAGTATATTTTGCCTAATTTGGTAAGTGTCAGTCTAGTGCTGgaagtttggttttttgttttttttgtttgttttgggggtttttcttaaaaagagaaattggTCAGATACCATGTacataatataaatgtttttaGGCCATATTCTGTCCCCTGTCTAAGTGGAGCAAAAGAAATGAGAATTGGCTGCAGATTCTCTACATAGTCCCTAGTAGGTGTAGATCTGATATAATCTCTCTCCACCTTGTAGTCTGTCTGTTTTTAGCAGTTACTCTACTTGATGTCTCTGAAATAAGATTATATGAACCTAGAAATACTGGTACGAACCTAGGATCATATTCCAGATGGATTCAAGGTGGTAGTCTAGCTTTCTGCATACTTAAATGTCCACATTGCAGGCGTGATAAAAACTCCTTACAACTCCACAATCTCTTCTAATTAGACTGGTagacaaactgaaaaatttccCCCTAAAATCTGCTATCCTGCTGCTTGCCCCACctagacaaaaacaaaaatgaggcCCTGAAATAGTCACTCACTGCTTAAGATATCAGCttacttaaaaagaaacactATCTTCCTTTTTTCAGTTGTTTCTAATACACTTTTTGAGTGCATATAGTGTATTTTTCGACTACTAGACACATATGTATCCTACAGATGGCTACTGAGAGAGTACAAAATGTTGTTCAGAGGTTTTTCCTATGCTTTTAGCTTGGTACTTTACCTTTATGAATACAGTACAACCTCAGTTATGTGAATAATATTGATAAGTTCAAATAACTGAAATTTCCAGATTGGAAATTTAAATGTAATTGTTAAATAAGGAGGACATGACCCAATTTATTCATAACAAGGAAGTTGAAAGCTAAGGTTTGCATTATGTGTACTCTGAATCAGCTCTCAACCTAGGCACCTATGTGGGTGTCCAAGACGGAAAAAACACAATTAATCTTTTAACGATAAGAATCCAGTCACTTGGGGCCAGATCGTGAACGTACTACTTGCATCGGTTAGCAGATACTCACAGAACTagtataattgaaatcaatgggactacaccTGGAGTAATTGCTCACTGGTGGGAGTATGGGATTTGCAATTCGTTCCTAAGGAACTgactcttagtttaaaaaaaaataaaataaaaattgcaacactattgtatgcagtgtagttatagTCTTGTCagtcccaggagattagagagacaaagtaggtgagatagtatcttttattggaccaacttctattggtgagagagagacagctttcaagcttgtctttctcaccaacagaagttgggccagtaATTGCTACACTAGTCATTTCAAGTTCTTTTGTATTACCCtactttaaaactttattttctctGCCATTAATCATTAACTATTGAAAGTTagtttcctttcctcctcctcctcattcctCCACCCCCCTTTTACTGGATGAAGTTGCATACATTTTTCCTGTTATCTTTCAGTGGCTCTCTCCAGCTGAGAGAAGAGAGGTTAGAGGGCATTTTGCTTTCTGCTGTTCAGCACTGAAATGAGCTAATAGTTTTGGGATCTATGAAAAAGACTGCTTAGCCATAAAAAGTCCTGATCCTCAAATCTTGGCTCATGgactactcccattgacttcagtggaagttcttGTGGGAGTAAAATCTATTTTCATGAATGAGTCTTGATCAGGCCTCATCAGTTTTTAGTTATGATTTCATAACTACTTGAAGCACTAAGATCAGAAATGTAGTAGGAGATATTTTAAAGCCTCTGCATCTATTATCCTCCCTCGGCATACTACCATTGAAACTTGGCACTGGTATGCTTTTCATTGTTGAATTTTTCTCCTATCCCCTTCAAGGCAGACTATGAATTTATCAGCTCTGGTCTCTACCTTGTAGTGTTGTTACACTTGTGTGAACAACGCTTTTCTGATATGCTGGGAACTGCAAGTGAGGCCAGCACACGTGTCAGGGTGAGTGTCTCATTTTGTGGGTAGCCTTGCTTGTGTAAACATTCAGGTTGTTATTTGGTGAGTTTTTACCTTGCTATGCTCATACACTTACAGCTCATTTCCTGTGTACTTTATTTTGTAACCTCTAAAATGTGGTTGTACAGGCCATGATTTTaattggggcttctaggtgctaccgtaGTACAAGTAGTAATGATAAAATCATAGTTCCTGTCTTCGTGGGAATTGCATCatgcaatattaaaataaaagtgtATTTTGCTGACAAGACTATTAGTGGTTAAAATAAACAGGGCATTGAATATTTTGGGGGTCTGCTATGATAATGAAAACACATGtgttgaaaaagtcaaaatgtaatTTCACAGAAGTCTGAGAGGAGCGAATCTTAAGTTGAAAAAATCTGATTACAAAATCTACAGTTGTGCAAGATGTACAATTCCAAATATCAAAATCACAGATGTATTCAACCAGTCAAAGATATCACAGTACACTAATATGCTAGTAATCCTTTATTATACTACTAGGGCCTGAACTTGTAAACACCcatttgcaggatttggcccttagtttGCACTTCTGTATTACATTGTAGCTTGCCAATTTAGAGTGCAATTCAAGAAATAACTAGAGGAAACTCTTCCTAGTCATATGGTTGGATATTTATCCTTAAATTGGCGCTTATTTAGGAGTGTAATAATCTACGTACTAGTAATTCAGTATCATTGGAAATCTTTCTTTGACCAAAATCTGATGCAGCAACCTAGTTATATAGCTGGAAGCTCTTTGGTATCCTATAATGGAAAAAAGCTCTTTAGCTATTGAAAAGCTAGTCCTTTTAACAAGAAGAAAAACTGCAGAAAGTGTGAACTTATTCCATGAAACCTTCGAATTATCAACACATGGCCATGTCTATTTTGTATTGTACCAGATAGTATGCCTAGACTTTAAACATTTGGGGTAGGGAATTTGACCCTAATCTCCTACTGTGCAGGGTCATGTACATTTATGGTGCTACACGTATAAAATATATTCTTATCACTACAACTTACAATTTATGGTGTATTGAATGTGGTTCTGAAGGCAGCTATAACtaataattaaattttaattgcTAAAAATCTAGGTTAAGAATTTCAGCGATGCCATGGGATTTGTATACCCCATTTTCATGAAAGCTAATGGGGAAACTGGGCACCCAGCTGTCTGAGTTCTGAAAATCTCCACCCTAATCTTTTAAAGCATTAAAGTTGTAATTAGTgacttattttattatatttttaagccTTCTATTTACTATAGTTTGCATAGGTTCCTTAGTGTAGATTCTCTGACCATCATTAGTCAAGTGGGTTCTACTTCCCCATAAAATCCCACTATATTCAGATTAATGTAGATGAAACGAGTTCACATAATCAAGTCATTACTCATTAGATCAATTTATATACCAAGTTAATTtggtttttatatattatatatataatattacaaAATGTCATTATATAAATGACATTTTGTAACACTAGGAACGAAAAGGCTTTTATTAAAGTTTTTCCCATTTCCATAACTGACTGACTGTATATTTGACTCTTAAATTAGACATGTTTTGCAGAATATAGAGCATGAACATGACACCCTTGACTTCACTGTCAGGATTCTTTCTGACACAGTGGAGATTCACACTTCCAATTGGTATTACACAATAGTCGGATACAATgtgccttattttttttaaacttttaaactttgtACTGATCGTTTATGCTGATAAGGGCATTGGGTGATTGTCCCTTGGGAATGGCTTTGGGGCAAAGGCATAAAAtgcatagtctttttttttttttttttaaaagaaagcaaaccTCTGTGCTAACTTGTTGCAAGTTTCTGCAGATTATTTTGCAACATTTAAATTACTTTCTCTTTGCCTTGTTTCTAGTTTATTAACCTTGCAAGAACTCTTCAGGCACATATGGAAGATATTGAAAGTAGGTGGTTTTTCCCTCACAGATTCGTTCAGTTTCACTTCAGGTTAAGCCAACATAAGGAAACTAAACTGAAAATCCTGCTTGCTATAGTACCAAACATAAATGCTGAAGCTGGCTTGTGAGTTTATACAGCAGTGGCTATTTTATCATGTAACACTGGAAACGTGGTGCAGGTGAATTGGCATCTAGATTAAGGGCTCAAATTAGCTTTCCTAAATGTTTATAGTCTGTTGGGGAGTGGATTTATTTTTTGAGACCAGTAGGACTGTCCTCTGTAATTGAAGCCTGTGCATAACAGTACCAGGATTCTTTAATTATTCAGATTAACTTGTCTCCATTTATTGGAGTAATTAGTTCTGAAATTGTAGTTTGTGGTCATTGGTGGTGACCTGCAGCCTGTTACCTTTTTAGAGGGGTTTTATTAGGGGAAGGCAGCTTAAATTGCAGTTGAGACCACTTAGGCGATGCACATCCCTCCCTCTCTGGCTCCCCCAACCTGAACCATTTTGGCTATTCCTTTGTTTGTCAGCACCTGCTTTTGTGATACACACAGGCCAGTTGCAAGACCTCTAGCAGAGTGAAAGTATAGCAACTGGGTAAACTTTTCACTACCTAGTTCCTGTGCCCTGGGCTACACTGGCAGAAGCCCGTATAGCCTAGTGCTTAAACTTGCATGGATCTAAGTGTTGTGTTTTGCTTGTTGCTACGTGTAGACATTGGAAAGATATTGATGACTACTTTGATTTGTCAACCTCGATGTATGGATGACTCTTTATAGAAAAATGGAATACAGGTCATAAGGTCTGAAAATGATTTCCATCCAGGAGATGAAGTGTCCAGAGTACTATAAAGATAATTCTTTGCTTGTGCTGCAGAAAACAAATTCTGTTCTTGTTTCATGGGCCTGAATATATGACTTCATATGGTAATGATCTAGTTGTTAGCTAGCTAATGTTTTTCCAAAACCAAGGTGGCCAGAAGTTTTTTATAAAATAACTTATTCCTCATGTAGGTAGTTGTTCCTTTTATAGTACAAACAAATTCTGGAATGAGCCTTGTTTCACCTTGAGTTTGATCTGCAGAGAATTTGACAGGCGATCTATCAATTGGCATAAACACTGAGTTTGGGAGTCTGAAATTGTAAAAACTGTGGTGAGGGAGAACATATTTAATGCACAAACTAATTTAGTTtttgaggggaaggggagaattgAGGCCAGGCTTCCCTTTTAACTTACACTTAGGCTTGGCACAATTGAATTTAAATTGGTAGTCATcagtaaatgttgacttttacctgacacagaaatcaatgggaaaaaatGTCCAATAATAGCAGTCTGAGCATAGCTTTCCCTACACCCATAGGGATGTGGTATTATTGGTGTGCAGAAAGCCCTCTGCAGCCTGTAGGGTGGCCCTGTTCACTCACTCACTTTCTGGGCGTGTGAGAGCTGTCCCGAGAAAGAAGGTGTTCAGCAGTGGGTGACCTCCCCCACTCTTGGGGGGCTTGTCTTCCTCCCTGTAGTCCTGGCCAGAAATGTCTGCTCATTCCCACCAGCAccacagccttccctgcaccCTCCACTTCCAGGGATCCCGTTTCCCCAACAATGCAGGGAATCATCTATAGCCCTGCTGTGAAAACTGTATTAAATTGGTAAAATCAGGGGAGGGAAGGTTAAAAATAGATACTGATTGAATTTacaaccccccaaaaaaattgaattctgccacaGCTAGTTATATTGCAGCTATTCATGAACAAGTTGTTCTTGAACGCAAGTAGGTTTATCCAAGATGGTTCAAAAGAACTTACACTGACAGTTTTCCATATAGATGATCCTAAGCTATCTCCCACTTTAGTGCTGTGTTAAGACATACTTGCTGAAATTCTTTTTTCATACTAAACAGTTCAGGGCACTAAACAGTAACAACTGCATTGCTCACCCAAAAGGCAGTTGTACTTCTGTGATGGTGGAAGTGAATCCTGTGTGTACACAAACATCTTAGAGCATGTCAGGATGTGTGTTGCATATATGTACATCACAATTTTTTCCACAGCTTGCAAATGTGTATTCTTTCCTGTTTCCCTCTCATGCAGTTCTATATAAATTTTTACCACCATTTTCTATAGCACATAGTACTAGAGAATCTCTGAAAATTGTTACTTCGAAGCAAAAATAAGTGACACAGTATGGCTGACAGCTTCGTAAAACTATTAATTTTCTAAAGTATCCTCTGTTTGGGATAATGAATCTTTAGATATTTTAGAAATACCTGAACATACTCTGTTCACTTTGACTTTTTCTACCCGATAACCACCACTGTTAGTGTTTCCCTGCCATAGCTACTGATGTTAGTCACCATAAAGAAGGGCCAGTTTGTACTCGGGCATAAGCAGGTGCAGGTGTttaggtgtggtttttttttttttattattattatttaagccaatggcagctgcatgTAATATTGGGGATAAATTTTTCTAAGAGCCTGCATTCTACTTGGAAAATCTTGCATTTCAACATAGGTTTGAATGGTCTGATTCTTGTGATAGAAAATTCTGAATTTTggtattataaattaaaaaatctcTTCTACTCACATTTAAACTAAAAACCACTTTAATTCTACATTTTACAGACCTTTAAGAAGGCTTTTGATTGTACTATATTCTTCCAACAGCTTCAGAGGATGATTCTGAAGATAGTGATGCTGGCAGAAGTTTTGACACTGCTTAATGCTGCAAGAGCCAAACAGAAGTGCTGCAAAGATGCTGAACTGAGTACCATcaatatgcatttattttttgctCTTTAGTAGAAAGCGCATTGAATATTACTATAGTTTTTAAAGCATTACTGAACTCAATCTATTGCTGCATACCAGAACACAAACAGTGAATTTGAAAAGTATTCAGCAAGGTTTGCAAGAGTTAGA
This window contains:
- the MARCHF7 gene encoding E3 ubiquitin-protein ligase MARCHF7 isoform X1; protein product: MESKPSRIPRRISVQPSSSSSLSARTLSGSSLTDAYHTRESSLRLDSGCQESNLLHSSSRDWGIGERGEAHEAPWKLSSSSPTRYSGTLDRPWSGRFLGSRSRLSTSSSSPLSSTWYGESERTQGAYSRLHNQQRDSDSKRPKLSYASTSSVRSNGLNSVSDSSWRYNQVPRSSSVVLSSLGTELVRERRELERRTDPSVSSLVDYSHRSGDFTSSAYLQDRPASSYAQGARPKDNSLSTLRLNTSMNRQLPSEHESSLFSGVSSRSSSRSNYSTREMESSQRNIQPEFTHIAIRDEIPSTSSTERVASQRSLSEPPADTEGRRTTRQLLSRLASSMSSTFFSRRSSQDSLNARSSESEDSCVVPRVQTSTQSSTNATARPEVPGIQTPEASQGFSFLRRRWGLSGVSQNPSSDSDPESYRQESESRNTGSWLSSSLRNRCTPLFSRRRREGRDESARTSTSDTPARSLHLFRRRESSEETSLEAQSSSPGAAANRPPTPAVSSSPTTTASTPDSAHSRRNSGISGILPGSLFRFAVPPALGSSISDNVMITVDIIPSGWNQPDGEENDKSKVLPSRDPEKLQKIKESLLLEDTEEEEGDLCRICQMSSASSTNLLIEPCKCTGSLQYVHQECMKKWLQSKINSGSSLEAVTTCELCKEKLHLNLEDFDIHELYRAHANEQADYEFISSGLYLVVLLHLCEQRFSDMLGTASEASTRVRLQRMILKIVMLAEVLTLLNAARAKQKCCKDAELSTINMHLFFAL
- the MARCHF7 gene encoding E3 ubiquitin-protein ligase MARCHF7 isoform X5, with the protein product MESKPSRIPRRISVQPSSSSSLSARTLSGSSLTDAYHTRESSLRLDSGCQESNLLHSSSRDWGIGERGEAHEAPWKLSSSSPTRYSGTLDRPWSGRFLGSRSRLSTSSSSPLSSTWYGESERTQGAYSRLHNQQRDSDSKRPKLSYASTSSVRSNGLNSVSDSSWRYNQVPRSSSVVLSSLGTELVRERRELERRTDPSVSSLVDYSHRSGDFTSSAYLQDRPASSYAQGARPKDNSLSTLRLNTSMNRQLPSEHESSLFSGVSSRSSSRSNYSTREMESSQRNIQPEFTHIAIRDEIPSTSSTERVASQRSLSEPPADTEGRRTTRQLLSRLASSMSSTFFSRRSSQDSLNARSSESEDSCVVPRVQTSTQSSTNATARPEVPGIQTPEASQGFSFLRRRWGLSGVSQNPSSDSDPESYRQESESRNTGSWLSSSLRNRCTPLFSRRRREGRDESARTSTSDTPARSLHLFRRRESSEETSLEAQSSSPGAAANRPPTPAVSSSPTTTASTPDSAHSRRNSGISGILPGSLFRFAVPPALGSSISDNVMITVDIIPSGWNQPDGEENDKSKVLPSRDPEKLQKIKESLLLEDTEEEEGDLCRICQMSSASSTNLLIEPCKCTGSLQYVHQECMKKWLQSKINSGSSLEAVTTCELCKEKLHLNLEDFDIHELYRAHANEQADYEFISSGLYLVVLLHLCEQRFSDMLGTASEASTRVRFINLARTLQAHMEDIETSEDDSEDSDAGRSFDTA
- the MARCHF7 gene encoding E3 ubiquitin-protein ligase MARCHF7 isoform X4; protein product: MESKPSRIPRRISVQPSSSSSLSARTLSGSSLTDAYHTRESSLRLDSGCQESNLLHSSSRDWGIGERGEAHEAPWKLSSSSPTRYSGTLDRPWSGRFLGSRSRLSTSSSSPLSSTWYGESERTQGAYSRLHNQQRDSDSKRPKLSYASTSSVRSNGLNSVSDSSWRYNQVPRSSSVVLSSLGTELVRERRELERRTDPSVSSLVDYSHRSGDFTSSAYLQDRPASSYAQGARPKDNSLSTLRLNTSMNRQLPSEHESSLFSGVSSRSSSRSNYSTREMESSQRNIQPEFTHIAIRDEIPSTSSTERVASQRSLSEPPADTEGRRTTRQLLSRLASSMSSTFFSRRSSQDSLNARSSESEDSCVVPRVQTSTQSSTNATARPEVPGIQTPEASQGFSFLRRRWGLSGVSQNPSSDSDPESYRQESESRNTGSWLSSSLRNRCTPLFSRRRREGRDESARTSTSDTPARSLHLFRRRESSEETSLEAQSSSPGAAANRPPTPAVSSSPTTTASTPDSAHSRRNSGISGILPGSLFRFAVPPALGSSISDNVMITVDIIPSGWNQPDGEENDKSKVLPSRDPEKLQKIKESLLLEDTEEEEGDLCRICQMSSASSTNLLIEPCKCTGSLQYVHQECMKKWLQSKINSGSSLEAVTTCELCKEKLHLNLEDFDIHELYRAHANEQLQRMILKIVMLAEVLTLLNAARAKQKCCKDAELSTINMHLFFAL
- the MARCHF7 gene encoding E3 ubiquitin-protein ligase MARCHF7 isoform X7, coding for MQHKESNLLHSSSRDWGIGERGEAHEAPWKLSSSSPTRYSGTLDRPWSGRFLGSRSRLSTSSSSPLSSTWYGESERTQGAYSRLHNQQRDSDSKRPKLSYASTSSVRSNGLNSVSDSSWRYNQVPRSSSVVLSSLGTELVRERRELERRTDPSVSSLVDYSHRSGDFTSSAYLQDRPASSYAQGARPKDNSLSTLRLNTSMNRQLPSEHESSLFSGVSSRSSSRSNYSTREMESSQRNIQPEFTHIAIRDEIPSTSSTERVASQRSLSEPPADTEGRRTTRQLLSRLASSMSSTFFSRRSSQDSLNARSSESEDSCVVPRVQTSTQSSTNATARPEVPGIQTPEASQGFSFLRRRWGLSGVSQNPSSDSDPESYRQESESRNTGSWLSSSLRNRCTPLFSRRRREGRDESARTSTSDTPARSLHLFRRRESSEETSLEAQSSSPGAAANRPPTPAVSSSPTTTASTPDSAHSRRNSGISGILPGSLFRFAVPPALGSSISDNVMITVDIIPSGWNQPDGEENDKSKVLPSRDPEKLQKIKESLLLEDTEEEEGDLCRICQMSSASSTNLLIEPCKCTGSLQYVHQECMKKWLQSKINSGSSLEAVTTCELCKEKLHLNLEDFDIHELYRAHANEQADYEFISSGLYLVVLLHLCEQRFSDMLGTASEASTRVRFINLARTLQAHMEDIETSEDDSEDSDAGRSFDTA
- the MARCHF7 gene encoding E3 ubiquitin-protein ligase MARCHF7 isoform X2, whose amino-acid sequence is MESKPSRIPRRISVQPSSSSSLSARTLSGSSLTDAYHTRESSLRLDSGCQESNLLHSSSRDWGIGERGEAHEAPWKLSSSSPTRYSGTLDRPWSGRFLGSRSRLSTSSSSPLSSTWYGESERTQGAYSRLHNQQRDSDSKRPKLSYASTSSVRSNGLNSVSDSSWRYNQVPRSSSVVLSSLGTELVRERRELERRTDPSVSSLVDYSHRSGDFTSSAYLQDRPASSYAQGARPKDNSLSTLRLNTSMNRQLPSEHESSLFSGVSSRSSSRSNYSTREMESSQRNIQPEFTHIAIRDEIPSTSSTERVASQRSLSEPPADTEGRRTTRQLLSRLASSMSSTFFSRRSSQDSLNARSSESEDSCVVPRVQTSTQSSTNATARPEVPGIQTPEASQGFSFLRRRWGLSGVSQNPSSDSDPESYRQESESRNTGSWLSSSLRNRCTPLFSRRRREGRDESARTSTSDTPARSLHLFRRRESSEETSLEAQSSSPGAAANRPPTPAVSSSPTTTASTPDSAHSRRNSGISGILPGSLFRFAVPPALGSSISDNVMITVDIIPSGWNQPDGEENDKSKVLPSRDPEKLQKIKESLLLEDTEEEEGDLCRICQMSSASSTNLLIEPCKCTGSLQYVHQECMKKWLQSKINSGSSLEAVTTCELCKEKLHLNLEDFDIHELYRAHANEQADYEFISSGLYLVVLLHLCEQRFSDMLGTASEASTRVRFINLARTLQAHMEDIENL
- the MARCHF7 gene encoding E3 ubiquitin-protein ligase MARCHF7 isoform X6, encoding MQHKESNLLHSSSRDWGIGERGEAHEAPWKLSSSSPTRYSGTLDRPWSGRFLGSRSRLSTSSSSPLSSTWYGESERTQGAYSRLHNQQRDSDSKRPKLSYASTSSVRSNGLNSVSDSSWRYNQVPRSSSVVLSSLGTELVRERRELERRTDPSVSSLVDYSHRSGDFTSSAYLQDRPASSYAQGARPKDNSLSTLRLNTSMNRQLPSEHESSLFSGVSSRSSSRSNYSTREMESSQRNIQPEFTHIAIRDEIPSTSSTERVASQRSLSEPPADTEGRRTTRQLLSRLASSMSSTFFSRRSSQDSLNARSSESEDSCVVPRVQTSTQSSTNATARPEVPGIQTPEASQGFSFLRRRWGLSGVSQNPSSDSDPESYRQESESRNTGSWLSSSLRNRCTPLFSRRRREGRDESARTSTSDTPARSLHLFRRRESSEETSLEAQSSSPGAAANRPPTPAVSSSPTTTASTPDSAHSRRNSGISGILPGSLFRFAVPPALGSSISDNVMITVDIIPSGWNQPDGEENDKSKVLPSRDPEKLQKIKESLLLEDTEEEEGDLCRICQMSSASSTNLLIEPCKCTGSLQYVHQECMKKWLQSKINSGSSLEAVTTCELCKEKLHLNLEDFDIHELYRAHANEQADYEFISSGLYLVVLLHLCEQRFSDMLGTASEASTRVRLQRMILKIVMLAEVLTLLNAARAKQKCCKDAELSTINMHLFFAL